The genomic DNA TGAGTATCTAACACAAATAACTACACttcctaaaataaaatctttgcaGGGATttaaatttatctttaaaaactttaaatggatataatatttatttatcttaaacAAAATCTCAAGTTATGAAGGCAAAGGTTATGTTACATTTATATATGAGATTAAAggatgaacaaaaagaaattttatgGAAAAAGACAAATTTCAATATCTTGTTccttaaataattatttttaaaaaatataagaagagtaaaatgcaaaaaaaataaagatatttagttattatataaagatctatacatatttgtaattacatttttatgaGAGTCAATATACCGTTactccaatcttttttttttgtacttttttttttttttttaaaaNNNNGCTGTGAGCTGAACACACACGGTACAtattacaaacataatcaaagTATTTGAAAGATAGGGTACATACGATGCATAAATAAAGTCAAACTTCCTCTTATTGACTTAACCTTGAGAATATTGGAAACTACTAGCCACGGCCACCTCGTTTTCCACGACCTCTGCCCCTTCCACGACCTGAGCGAGTAAGAGTTTCCTTTAACACTGTTGACGGTTTAACCGGTCGTTCCAGAAGGATTCTTTTATCTGTAGGAGTCATTAGATCTATCGGCTCAGTTTCGTTATCCAATTCTGATTCCgacaaatcttcttctccttcggaAGAACCTAATGAGGAAAACTGATTGGAACCAAGCTTAATCTCAGCTTGTTTACTACTCCCCCCTTGGAAAGTAGCATGAGATATGGCTGAAGAAAGTTGTGCAGTTTCCTGAATAGGAGACTCAATAGATAAAGGGGTAGCTGGAACAGTTTTAGAAATAGATATATTCTCAGAGGCTGAGACAGTTGCTGGCAGAATGTGTTCTTCTACTATAGCAGATGAAGCTTGTTTTGTTGCAATTGGTTCTCCCACATGTAAGAGAGAAACATTAGTAATCGGTACCTCAATGCTTGAGATTTGAATAGGAGCAGTAAGCTGATTTGTAACAACTTGAATGGGGCCTGGAGCATTTACATTACCAAGCTCTGCAACCTTATCAATAGAGGACTCTATGATTGTAGCTACATCCGCTTGATGACCTGATGTAGACTGTAAGCAACGCTTTTCATTATGACCCAACTGCCCACAATTCTTACAATTAGTGGGTAACCAAACGTACTCTACCTCCACCATAGAGATAAACCCATTTGTATCACCAGCAGCAATCGTAGATGGCAATGCTTTGCTATATGACTAATATCATGAATTGAGTAGAGAATGTTGGGTATCTTTTTTAAAGTCACCCAAACAGGaatagttttgattttggggATAGCTAAAAATGCTTCTGGAGTCTAAGAAGCTACAGACATCAAACAATTATCAACGTGCCAAAGACCCCTCTGAAGAACCCAAGACCTAGTTGATTCATCTggaatgtgaaagagatagtTTGAATCTGCTAATTTCTTAATTGTGATTATGCATTTACTTCCCCATATCTTGTTGAAGACCACATAGATATGTAACCAGGTGGAGGCAAACATCTATAGAACTGCCCTAGAATATACTCTTTCTGATTCTCTAGaccttttaacaaaacatgTTGCGGGATAGTTACCTTTATCCGGTAAGTACTCTGGCTCAATCGCTCTGTAGAGATTTTGTGAAGCTGGATTCATCTTAGCTGCCCAAGGGAACCTGAGATCATCCTCCATTCTGTCCACCAGCGTTTAAGAACCCTTCAACACGTTCTTAAAAGAGCGAACAAGCTTCTCATTCCCTAGCTGCCTTTTAACTTGGACTTGTGTTGATTCCTTCAAAGACAGCCAACACTTAGTGGGTACATTTTCAGAAGAGATCAATGACGTTTCTGGTTGAGAATGCATCATTAAAGGTTTAGCCCAAGCTCCTTGTGGAGACGGTGAAAAAGGAGGACAGAACCGCCAAAGgctccaaatctttttttactgGTTCTTGAATCTATGGCAAGCATGAGTCTGGACGAGACTGGGACTCTTCCGGCGACAATTCTAGAGCAACAACATCTGTCAGATTGATAATCACCACCGGTTCAATGGGCTCAGCTGAGTCAGATGAGATTGAATCAGATGGAGAATATTGAGTTAAGATTTCAAGTGAAGAAGATCTAACAACTCTTGGCACTGGTCCAATAGGAAGAGGATTCACTGAAGAGGGAGAGGGAGAAGAACTCTTCACCTGTGTAGATACGGCCATCGTGGGTCTGGAGCGGAGATGTCGATGGAAAGTGAAGCTGAAGAAAATTTCTTTCGCCGACCCATTGGATGAGGGAAGAGATGAGGCTCACCTACGAAAGCAGGAGAGCAGCTGACGATGACTCCATGGTGGTTGCGGCGCTGTCAAATTGATATTGCCGGAGTTCTAGGTTTTAGCTCGAgggagagtttttttttttgggggcgATTCATTAGAAGAGCTGAAGGCCATGATTGATTCtcacagaaaaaaaagactatcaATCGGAGTAGCAGAGAGATTGGATAGCGTACAACAAGATGGTTTCTTGCAACAAAACAGCTTATGGTTTGTGATTATCACAACTTTCCTCACACTATTTCCTTTAGGATATAATAGAGAACATAAAAGGCAAAAAATGAACTAGGCAAAAAATGATCTTAATCCATTCATGTTCCACAAcatcctctagaacccacaaaACCATACTACTATCATCTGAGATATCCTTGGACACCATAGCTAGCTTCCCCTTGTACATTATTATCCTAGTTGAATAACAGTCAAGCGGAGAATTGTCACCATCACCAGGTCTTCTGACAAGATGAAACTACTCAGAGTTCACATCAAAACTCATGACAACAGTCTCCTTGAGATTAATGTCAGCATAATACTAAGCTTGATAATACAAAACACTATTAATACAAATCTGGCCACAGATAGGAAAAAGGAGTGAGGGTAGTATCTTCTTCAATCGTCCTCCACGAATTGTCATCTCCTTGAGATGGGATCGTACACCACAAGTTGGGAAGCAGAAGAAGTTCCATAGCAAATCAAACTGTGAACAAAGGATAATTTGAATGTGTATTTGTATGCAGGATGCATCATATGATAAGTAGCTACAGAGGTCTGAAGCCGCGATGAGAATAGGAAATAATTTTCTTTGTCACCCCtgaaggtgaagaagagatgatctGGTTTGGCAGTGAGGAACAATTTCATGAACTCTCTCCCGTGGATGATGGATGTCCATAGCTTCGATACGGAGAAGAACCTTGCTAGTGTTTTGACTGGTAAGTGTTTGAGAATCTCCATTATGAGATCAATTGGAAGCAGATCGGAGTTGGTGCTCCGGTCATATTGATTCCACGATTGAGTCGCTGGTTTCGACTCTATCATCGGTGTTAGCGATTCCATGGCGGCGGCTAGAAGATCGAGTCTTGTAGTGAAATGTTCTTACAATGTTGTCATTTCCAAgcttagctctctctctctctcttttcatggTGGAGTAGGGAAACAAAAATGTCGTTGAGaagtgagagaagagaagagctgaagaagaaagTTATATGACAGGGCTGCGATTTCGGTTATATCGGTTAATCCGGTTTCGGTTTCTTAAATTTTCCGTTATTCGATTCAGTATTGTTGGGCTAAAACTATTTTGAGAACTGGACATtgtctaaaaacacaaaagccCATTAACAAAACcgagaatgaagaagaaaaaaaagtttcggCTACAAATACAAATGGTTGCTTaaaattgaagaagttgaacaaaattatgttaaatattatttaactcAATCATCTCCAAAAAATGGACGAACAAGTTGAAACTTTTTTGCTgtataattagtttattttttcaactttttaagttgaatgagtggaacattttttttcaacttcttcaatccAAATAATTGTTTCAGCTCTTTCAATCTTTTAAATTGTACAACCATTTGCATCATTCGTCTTTTGTCTGGCTATTCCAGAAACGGACGATAAATCAGCAAAGACACAGGCGGCGAGATTCGAAAGACACCGGAAACAAGGTTTAAAAGGCGGAGCTCGCGGTATagaagataatgatgatgataacgaCGATGACTTATACTACTTATATTACTTGCCACAACTCAATTACTTGGGCTCTAGACTTAACAACTACTATTCATGTAGATTTCTAAGATCAAATCCGATTCTCCGGGACTTAGAATCAAACGCAAAACACAACGAAAGAACAAATtaagagaaaacaagaacaaacacaaagaaCACACACAGTTTAATGAGTTCATGTCCCAAACAAGGAACGCTACGTCTCGCTGGAGTAAACTCTCCGGTACTCCACTAGAACTGAGATGAATCAAAAGTTTACAAAGCTCTCAATCTCACTTTTTCTCTTTGGatcaatctctcttctttctctctctcgtgaTTCAGATCTAACAACCTCACTAACCACGCTTAACCTAGAAAAGATGCAAGTGATAGATCAATTAAACCAATTCTAACTTCCTCAAGTTTGTTACAACCCATAAAACCGTGCGCAAGTGCAACTCACATGCTTCAACCTTGAGCTTTCTTGTAAACCCTCGCATACACCGAGAGTCTTCTTAACACTTAGGCAATTCTTGATGTAGAATTTGAGTCATACCTCTTAATGTCCTTACCTCTAGAAGATACTTTAGACTAGATTTACAATCAATGTTAAAAActaaatcaataattttaattaatactgtTAGGCATGACAGACAAATGGGAGATTTTTATAGAGTATAAATtcagaaataaacaaaagataaattgTCAATGATTAAGATAAACAAATGGTTGATAACAAAGACAAGGATCATGAGACCTTCCTAGTAACTCGAACGGAAGAACAAAAGACCGGGTAGGTCACATTTCAACAGAGATGAGCGTGAGGGTGAAAAACCTAACTAGCATGGAAGATGTCTAACAAGGCCATCGGTTTGTGGTCATGTGCAAAGTATATATCTGACAAGAGAGAGGAGATAATAAGTCGTCGTcactacaatattggagaagaaGCTCATGATGTGGATTTATTAAGCGTCTACATGAATCTAGATACTTCCAAGTATGAGCTTTTGAAGCCAACAGATGATAACTTCCTCAAAGACATCATATAGAGTTTCATGATTGCTGGAAGAGACGCCATTGCAACAACTCTCACTTGGTTCTTCTGGCTGCTCTCTTAGAACCCTTAAGCTGTGACCAAGATCCGCCAAGAGAACAACCACAAATCTACCAAGTTACGGAATGAATTTAGATGCAGACAAGTTAAACAAGATGGTGTATTTACATGCTGCACTATGTGAATCACTACGCCTCTACGCTCCAATCCCGTTCGAGCGGAAGTTTCCCATAAAGCAAGATGTGCTTCCAAGTGGACACAAAGTCGATGCAAATTGGAAGATTATGTTCTCTATTTATGTGTTGGGGAGGATGAAGGCCGTGTGGGGAGAAGAAACGTCTGAGTTCAAACCTGAGAGATGGATCTCTGAGGGAAATGGAGGCTTAAAACATGAACCTTCTTTCATGTTCTTCGTGTTTGATTCCGGTCCAAGAAATTGCTTGGGGAAAAACTTGTCTTTCTTGCAGATGAAGACAGTAGCTGTTTAGATCATAAGAAATTATGACATCAATGTCGTTGAAGGGCACAAGATCGAGCCAGCATCTTCCATAGTCCTTCACATGAAACATGGCCTCATAGTTACTGTTGCTAAGATATGTTTGGTCTCATAAACTCAAAGAAGGACAATATTATCAAACTTGTAACTTTGTAAgaaatatcattaataaatgAAACATCATTTGAGAAATCCTAGATGCAATATAAactaactagattaagacccgtgctaattcattttatttatattataatttttatataaaatataatttatgtgattatttttaaatgtttttttggataaaacattatgcaataaaatcatatgctaaatatgatggcttgaaaaaagacacttattttgtaagttttatattgttaatgattttagataattatattatacgaaatttgtatattttatattttaaaataaaattttaatatgttgtattaggttatatatgtgaagttatttcaacaatgtatattctacataaTGACTTGAATGTTATTATAAGACTACCCTCTCTTTAATATTCATCTCTCTATGAACAAAGTGAATCCCCTTACTTTTAGCTCATAGTTTTCTAAACGTAACTTCCCAAATTTCTCTATCAAATAAGAAAGACAATttagatgaaaaagaaaactacatgAGGCCTACAAATTAAATGAGATGAGGGCAGCAATAGATAAGTTCAATACATAGAGGCTACACGAACATTCAAAAGATGCAACACTCAGCAAAACCAGAGACAATGCcaagagtatatataaatacataaacaaagttacgccaaaaagaaaaagaaaaacaagaaaaatgatcATGAAATCCAACTTAAGAACAAACATTTCAATGGAGATAAGAGTGAGCAAAGTTAGAGAAACATGGGATTATCAATCTGTCCAGAGAAGACAAATTGTGTGATATACAATGTCTCCTCATCCAGTTTTGTGAATATTCCTTCTATGACGACTCTTCTCACAGCATTTTTATTGATATCAAAATAGACAACATAAAATGGTTCTTCATGATCACAACAAAACAGTATGGGTTCCCAAACAAATTCACCTGCATCATAGGAGAATGGGGTCAAAGTTAAGCCATGACATCTTTTGTAACCAAAAACATCAATGTTTCAAgtgccataaaaaaaaaaaagcttacctccatcaacaaaacaacatgcaataaaatcatcatAATTATGGCCATCTAATGGAGGTGGAACGTATAAGTGTTTCGACCATTCATGTTTCACAGcatcctctagaacccacaaTCTGATGCTAGAATCACCATGTATTCCATTGCAAAAGAATGCAAACCTTCCCTCGTAGGTTGTCAGAATTGGAAGCAAGACATTGTCTGGTAACTCTGGTAGTTTTATGAGATCAAATTtttcagacctaacatcaaaactCATAATCGCAGGAATCAAATCATCAGGGTGGGGATTATTCTCATGGGTGCTGAGATGATGAACTCcataatacaaaacaccattgaGACATAGATCAGGAGAATACGGAGAACTATGAGTGTGGGGAGGAAAATCTTCAATCTTCCTCCAAAAAGTGTCCTTCCACACAGTCAAAACACGAAAGTCTCAAGTTTTCACCATATACAACACTTTGTAATCACCATCGATGGAATCATAACCCAAGTACATGTAATATGGGAAACTCTCATAATCGATCTTAGGCAAAGTAATGGATTTTTTATTGCTAGGGTTATATATTTCCATCTTAGAAGGACGTCCATGGCAAATCAAACCATgaacaaaaggagaagaagtgTGCATCTGATATTGGCTACTCATATGGTAAGttgctgaagaagatgaatcaccTTCATTTTGAGGTTGACTGGCTGAGAAGACGAATTGATTTCCCAAACGTTCCATCTCCATGAATGTGAAGATGAGGTTTCTGAGAGGACGAGTAGAAGACTTGATCAAGTACGATTTTATGAACTCTCGGCTGCGAATCATGGATGCATACTGCGTCGATAGGCAGCGAAACCTCGCTAGGGTTTCAACAATCGATGCTTTGAGTATCTCCTCGATGACATCATCTGGAATCGGGTCTCTGCTTCTCATATCGTAGGAGATCTTCTTGTTcgcttcttgttcttgtctctCCATGGCGGTGATACCAACGAACGGTGTTGAGTGGTCTCACTTCACAAATCTTATCTTCTTaaccaagagaagaagaaatatctAATGGCTCGcgttttgcttttcttttaattatctgAAATACGTTAATTAAACTAGTAGGAAATTTGACTCGTACAATAAGCGGTAATAATAAATTTGGGATTTACAGTTGGGAAAACTACCAACATTTCTTCTTTCTACAGTATGAGTTATTTACGTGTTTCTTTATGACAGTTCCAaatttttctgtcttttttatcaaattaaaactcaCAATTTTCTAAAACGTATCTTTTCCAAATCTTAATCTCTCTATCAAGTGGGAGAATTAAGAGATTACgaattatgaaaagaaaaaatcgcAGAATTAAAGAAGATGAGACAGTGATACACTCGTCGTATCTATTTAGTATAAATATAGTTGTAATGTATATCTATCAATATTTTGTAACCATATACTCGTATCTATAGTTTAGAGATCTTCTAAGTTTTGTGTAAATATGAACTCTCTCATAAGATTAATAAAGTATAAATTCATAATCTCTCTACAGCAACTACGCAAAACAATGAGAAAACCGAGAGTATGAACACAAACGAATAGTCTTCAACACAAACAAACTAACAAAAGATCATGAATCCTCCAAGTAATTAACACAACTGCAGCTGAAGAACAAACATATCAATGGAGATATGTAATAAGAGCCAGCACTCTTTAGAGAAACATGAGATTATTAGCATGACCAGGGATGACCGAGATTATGCGATGATATGGATCTTTATTCCAAAGTGGATCCTCCCTTCCTGTGATTCCTTCTATGAGGACTCTTCTCactctatttttctttgtatcatAATAGAGAACATCAAATGGTCCTCTCTCCACAAATGCTGGTGCCAATACCAACTCTCCTGCGTCATTGGCACaatagaaatgaaaaaaaaaaaataataataagtctTGCATCTATTGTATAGCAAAACATAAAATGGTGCNCCCTGCTCACATTCAGTGGCAACGGCAAGATAAGCTTCTGTATAGCGCTCTTCTTGACGCCATCTCCCTCAATGTTCAACCTCTACTTTCTCGTACCACCACATCCGAAGAGATCTGGGCTACTCTTGCTGCTACCTACGGCAAACCAAGTCGTGGTCATATCCAACAAATCCGGGATCAACTCCGTGTTTGGAAGAAAGGTGACCGTACNGGCTCGCCATTTAGTATAGGAAAAGAATAAGACTGCATCGACCATTCATGTGTCGCAGCATCTTCTAGAACCCACAAGTcaatgctatatatatagatatgaagTTTAGAGTATTAAGGATCAATCATATCATTGATTGTATCAATCGTATATTCTCATGATTTCTCTCAATCAACTATATATGTAAAGTAGATTAGGTAATTACTCTTAGTGCAAAGCCCTAGTAGTACATCTCCTTGTATATATAGTTCTTCCTCTTATTGTAATAAGATCATCCTTTGCACATATATTTATATGGTATCAAGAGCAGGTTACgatatctaaaatttttttttttctctccgttcttttcttttccctGTTTTCTGCGTGTGATATCATGTCTACGCTTCCAATCATCTCCGACAATGTTACCGTCAACAACACTGGTCTGTTCAACATTAATATGACCAATGTTACGAAGCTCTCCGCAACCAATTACCTCATGTGGAAGCTTCAAGTTCGTGCTCTTGTTGATGGTCACGGTCTTGTGGGTTACCTTGACGGCACCACTCCTCTTCCTCCTGCAACGAATACCGCTGATGGTGTCGAGTCTCCCAATCCTGCTCACATTCAGTGGCAACGGCAAGATAAGCTTCTGTATAGCGCTCTTCTTGGCGCCATCTCCCTCAATGTTCAACCTCTACTTTCTCGTACCACCACATCCGAAGAGATCTGGGCTACTCTTGCTGCTACCTACGGCAAACCAAGTCGTGGTCATATCCAACAAATCCGGGATCAACTCCGTGTTTGGAAGAAAGGTGACCGTACCATTGATGACTATATGCAGGGTCTGACTACCCGGTTTGATACACTTGCCAATCTAGGCAAGCCTATGGATTCTGAAGAACAGATCGAACATGTTCTTGACGGACTTCCGGAGGAATACCGTCCCATCATCGATCAGATTGAAAGCAGGGACACTCCTCCAACCCTGGTTTACATCCACGAACGTTTATCAATCGTGAGGCCAAGCTCTTGTCCTCCTCTACTGCGCCTCTCTCGTTGCTTCCAATCACGGCGAATGTTGCTTCTCATCGCTCCTCCGGCACCTCTCGCTCCGGTCCttttcacaacaacaacaacaacaacaataacaacaacaacaatcacaatCGCCAACACtcccacaacaacaacaacaatcagtCTCACAACAGGTCTGATCAACGTGGTTCACGGTCGTATCAGGGGCGCTGTCAGTACTGTGGTGTGCAAGGTCACTCTGCGAAGTTCTGTTCCCAACTGCTGAACCGGCTCTCCTCCACTGGCTCCTCTCCAAGCAGCCCTTTCACGCCATGGCAACCACGGGCTAATCTCGCTGTTCGATCTCCTCACAACACCGATCCCTGGTTACTAGACAGTGGTGCAACTCATCACCTTACCTCTGATCTTCAGAATCTCTCTATGCATCAACCTTACACTGGTAATGATGATGTGATGATTGGTGATGGAACAGGCCTACCAATAACTCACACTGGTTCAATACTTTTACCTTCTCTTTCTAAACCTCTTACGTTAACAAATGTGTTGTGTGTTCCCAACATTCACAAGAAACTCATTTCGGTATATCGTCTATGTAACTCTAATCAAGTCTCTGTTACATTCTTTCCTGCTtcctttcaggtgaaggatctgcgCACCGGGGTCCTGTTGCTCCAAGGCAGGACTAATAATGAATTGTATGAGTGGCCGATGTCTGCACCTCACGTTGCTGCACTCTATGCCGCTCCCAGTCCTCGTACCACACTCCTATCATGGCATGCTCGTCTCGGTCACCCCTCTTCATCGACTTTGAAATCTGCTGTTTCCAACTTTTCTcttcctttgtcttcttcatctcactCTATTTCTTGTTCGGATTGTCTGCTTAATAAAACACACAAGCTCCCTTTTTCTACAACCTCTATTGTCTCAACAAAACCACTTCAATATATTTTCTCAGATGTGTGGNTGCAACGAATACCGCTGATGGTGTCGAGTCTCCCAATCCTGCTCACATTCAGTGGCAACGGCAAGATAAGCTTCTGTATAGCGCTCTTCTTGGCGCCATCTCCCTCAATGTTCAACCTCTACTTTCTCGTACCACCACATCCGAAGAGATCTGGGCTACTCTTGCTGCTACCTACGGCAAACCAAGTCGTGGTCATATCCAACAAATCCGGGATCAACTCCGTGTTTGGAAGAAAGGTGACCGTACCATTGATGACTATATGCAGGGTCTGACTACCCGGTTTGATACACTTGCCAATCTAGGCAAGCCTATGGATTCTGAAGAACAGATCGAACATGTTCTTGACGGACTTCCGGAGGAATACCGTCCCATCATCGATCAGATTGAAAGCAGGGACACTCCTCCAACCCTGGTTTACATCCACGAACGTTTACTCAATCGTGAGGCCAAGCTCTTGTCCTCCTCTACTGCGCCTCTCTCGTTGCTTCCAATCACGGTGAATGTTGCTTCTCATCGCTCCTCCGGCACCTCTCGCTCCGGTCCttttcacaacaacaacaacaacaacaataacaacaacaacaatcacaatCGCCAACGCtcccacaacaacaacaacaatcagtCTCACAACAGGTCTGATCAACGTGGTTCACGGTCGTATCAGGGGCGCTGTCAGTACTGTGGTGTGCAAGGTCACTCTGCGAAGTTCTGTTCCCAACTGCTGAACCGGCTCTCCTCCACTGGCTCCTCTCCAAGCAGCCCTTTCACGCCATGGCAACCACGGGCTAATCTCGCTGTTCGATCTCCTCACAACACCGATCCCTGGTTACTAGACAGTGGTGCAACTCATCACCTTACCTCTGATCTTCAGAATCTCTCTATGCATCAACCTTACACTGGTAATGATGATGTGATGATTGGTGATGGAACAGGCCTACCAATAACTCACACTGGTTCAATACTTTTACCTTCTCTTTCTAAACCTCTTACGTTAACAAATGTGTTGTGTGTTCCCAACATTCACAAGAAACTCATTTNGCTACTCGCAAACACAGAGTGGTTAT from Camelina sativa cultivar DH55 chromosome 7, Cs, whole genome shotgun sequence includes the following:
- the LOC104702735 gene encoding uncharacterized protein LOC104702735, whose amino-acid sequence is MVEVEYVWLPTNCKNCGQLGHNEKRCLQSTSGHQADVATIIESSIDKVAELGNVNAPGPIQVVTNQLTAPIQISSIEVPITNVSLLHVGEPIATKQASSAIVEEHILPATVSASENISISKTVPATPLSIESPIQETAQLSSAISHATFQGGSSKQAEIKLGSNQFSSLGSSEGEEDLSESELDNETEPIDLMTPTDKRILLERPVKPSTVLKETLTRSGRGRGRGRGKRGGRG
- the LOC104704960 gene encoding F-box protein At2g21930-like; its protein translation is MERQEQEANKKISYDMRSRDPIPDDVIEEILKASIVETLARFRCLSTQYASMIRSREFIKSYLIKSSTRPLRNLIFTFMEMERLGNQFVFSASQPQNEGDSSSSATYHMSSQYQMHTSSPFVHGLICHGRPSKMEIYNPSNKKSITLPKIDYESFPYYMYLGYDSIDGDYKDTFWRKIEDFPPHTHSSPYSPDLCLNGVLYYGVHHLSTHENNPHPDDLIPAIMSFDVRSEKFDLIKLPELPDNVLLPILTTYEGR